The Candidatus Binatia bacterium genome has a window encoding:
- a CDS encoding carbonic anhydrase family protein has product MQTQNESSLAEMTPQRALQLLREGNERFVAGQKTERDFGQQRGDTREGQWPFAAILSCMDSRTSAELTFDLGLGDIFSIRLAGNCVNQDVLGSLEYACEVVGSKLILVLGHTRCGAVTGACNGVELGNVTALLSHIQPAVATTKRECSDLAPSDPEFVGRATVNNVSCAIQEIRGQSEILQKLEADGAIEIAGGVYDVETGGVEFLP; this is encoded by the coding sequence ATGCAGACACAGAACGAATCCTCCTTGGCGGAGATGACCCCGCAACGGGCGCTACAGCTCCTACGCGAGGGCAATGAGCGGTTCGTCGCCGGGCAAAAGACCGAGCGAGATTTCGGGCAGCAGCGTGGGGACACACGCGAGGGGCAGTGGCCCTTCGCCGCGATTCTCAGCTGCATGGACTCCCGCACCTCAGCCGAACTGACCTTCGACCTCGGGCTCGGGGACATCTTCAGCATTCGGTTGGCAGGCAACTGCGTCAACCAAGACGTTCTCGGAAGCCTCGAGTACGCGTGTGAGGTCGTCGGCTCCAAGCTGATCCTCGTGCTGGGACACACGCGATGCGGTGCGGTCACCGGTGCGTGCAACGGCGTCGAGTTGGGGAACGTGACGGCGCTGCTGAGCCACATTCAGCCTGCGGTAGCGACCACGAAGCGAGAGTGCAGCGACCTGGCGCCCTCCGACCCCGAGTTCGTCGGGCGCGCGACGGTGAACAACGTGTCGTGTGCGATCCAGGAGATCCGCGGTCAGAGCGAGATCCTGCAGAAGCTCGAAGCGGATGGAGCCATCGAGATCGCGGGCGGGGTGTACGACGTCGAGACCGGCGGGGTGGAGTTTCTTCCTTAG